A genomic stretch from Leptotrichia sp. HSP-536 includes:
- a CDS encoding D-alanyl-D-alanine carboxypeptidase family protein — translation MFNKGKKILILGALFTVLLYAEGEQENSTGTAPKESEISVKEERRKASLTRESENHSEPEQATRRSYKKYSETSNKKIKSTKFEENAVTKKETMSNTKENERNGNISAKNNNKPIQKKKVVKAIEREKEGTSEYKGEVIKFIATTDGQILKDKLSKQQHPIASLTKVMNILVALDQVDKGNAKLDDKVCFTPDTVNMGGSWLNAKAGDCYTLKDLLRAEIIYSANNAAYMVAKHIGKGNLDNFVKLMNEKAKEFGMNDTKYYTPAGLPTSMTNKGMDTSTAYDMYLLGRRAVMDERLKAWMKESELVLQNSEGENVVYNNRNHLLNKFGIYGLKTGFHGQAGYNMIVSSKIGNLEIISVALGNKSDEARTEDQTQEFTQLKKRMIPVYKAGQEIGSKFRIKGTKEKQITGVLSTNVYQIDNTNYKFEVKDLNILAENGISKGDVIGKLEVLSNDNKLINTVDIIAANDYKQLSVFGRILRFVTFGLA, via the coding sequence ATGTTTAATAAAGGAAAAAAAATTTTAATTTTAGGGGCATTATTTACAGTTTTATTGTATGCAGAAGGTGAACAGGAAAATAGTACTGGAACCGCTCCAAAAGAAAGTGAAATTAGTGTTAAGGAAGAAAGAAGAAAAGCTTCTCTTACAAGAGAAAGTGAAAATCACAGTGAACCGGAACAGGCAACAAGACGGTCATATAAAAAATATTCTGAAACTAGCAACAAAAAAATCAAAAGTACAAAATTTGAAGAAAATGCTGTAACTAAAAAAGAAACAATGTCTAATACTAAAGAAAACGAAAGAAATGGGAATATTTCAGCAAAAAATAACAATAAACCAATACAAAAGAAAAAAGTTGTAAAAGCGATTGAACGTGAAAAAGAAGGAACTTCTGAATACAAGGGAGAAGTAATAAAATTCATTGCAACTACCGACGGACAAATTTTAAAAGATAAGTTGTCAAAGCAGCAACATCCAATCGCATCACTTACAAAAGTTATGAATATTTTAGTAGCACTTGATCAAGTAGACAAAGGAAATGCAAAACTTGATGATAAAGTATGTTTTACTCCTGATACCGTAAATATGGGTGGAAGCTGGTTAAACGCTAAAGCTGGAGATTGTTACACATTAAAAGATTTACTACGTGCAGAGATTATCTACTCAGCAAATAATGCAGCCTATATGGTGGCTAAACATATTGGAAAAGGAAATCTTGATAATTTTGTAAAACTTATGAATGAAAAAGCAAAAGAATTTGGAATGAATGACACAAAATACTATACTCCTGCAGGACTTCCAACTTCAATGACAAATAAGGGAATGGATACTTCCACAGCTTATGATATGTATCTGCTTGGAAGAAGAGCTGTTATGGATGAAAGGCTTAAAGCATGGATGAAGGAATCTGAATTGGTTTTACAAAATTCTGAAGGTGAAAACGTTGTTTATAATAATAGAAATCATCTATTAAACAAATTTGGAATTTATGGATTAAAAACTGGATTCCATGGGCAAGCTGGATACAACATGATTGTTTCAAGTAAAATAGGAAATCTTGAAATTATCTCAGTTGCACTTGGAAATAAGAGTGACGAGGCAAGAACCGAAGATCAAACACAGGAATTTACCCAACTTAAAAAACGTATGATTCCAGTTTATAAAGCAGGTCAAGAAATTGGAAGCAAATTTAGAATAAAAGGCACAAAAGAAAAACAAATAACAGGTGTTTTATCAACTAATGTGTATCAAATTGATAACACAAATTATAAGTTCGAAGTGAAAGATTTAAACATTTTAGCTGAAAATGGTATTTCTAAAGGAGATGTAATTGGTAAGCTGGAAGTTCTTTCAAATGATAATAAACTTATAAATACAGTTGATATTATAGCAGCAAATGATTATAAGCAATTATCGGTATTTGGACGTATTTTAAGATTTGTAACATTTGGATTAGCATAA
- a CDS encoding OmpA family protein — MEKKSKITAMLSVLLVSAPSTAKKITTSNLRNNAMKTTAIEIDGINIDDLNAKEDKIKENDIIILDANALKFDFNSATIKEEYIPVLEKLKNYIESKNHKISIIGYTDSKGTREYNKELSLRRAESVEEKLIELGLAPEKVIETKGNGDSNPIASNETEEGRAINRRIEIQFM, encoded by the coding sequence ATGGAAAAAAAATCAAAAATAACTGCAATGTTATCTGTATTATTAGTATCAGCACCATCTACCGCTAAAAAAATTACAACATCAAATTTACGTAATAACGCAATGAAAACAACTGCAATTGAAATAGACGGAATAAATATAGATGATTTGAATGCTAAGGAAGATAAAATTAAAGAAAATGATATTATTATATTGGATGCAAATGCATTAAAATTTGATTTTAACAGTGCTACGATAAAAGAAGAATACATTCCAGTATTAGAAAAATTAAAAAATTATATTGAAAGTAAAAATCATAAAATTTCAATTATTGGTTATACTGATTCTAAAGGTACTAGAGAATATAACAAAGAATTATCGTTAAGAAGGGCTGAAAGTGTAGAAGAAAAATTAATAGAATTAGGACTTGCTCCAGAAAAAGTAATAGAAACCAAAGGAAATGGTGATAGTAATCCGATTGCTTCAAATGAGACTGAAGAAGGAAGAGCTATAAATAGGCGTATTGAAATACAGTTCATGTAA
- a CDS encoding LPS-assembly protein LptD codes for MKKIRYKGLFILLFYIILFSELKAAGEIIDLETEKSTINLETEEIETEGNVIVKYGDFTINADKIKKIANRNIISGSGNVEFTQGSQIIKADNLIFDMDTKLAKIFNSESYDTNLKLRYGGEETLTEGTKRIFVKNGWFTTSPYENPNYKINAEELEIYPNRKAIARNIGIVAGGKTWLKLPYYVTSLKPSTQRATLFPYVGMDSDRGLFGIMGFDYDLGPLAQGFIDFELSTKQKLALKFSNDYSFWKNNSGNIFVNRIVVPIGNHRREWDFKWNHKVTNTPRKNKEDMKFYDTGYGTWNLNYQNITTNLMYAVNGIKLKDDYTAFVDKYKYIGFWNFNINQELGKNGELNVKYYWTQNKHALKALTEINDKIMEDDDLDPHRTDVDLYKSIKYTNGNKDIEISIDNEDFRDINPGYVGDLNSYRKKRSYEINLRGPKIKFDYLDSDKDEYTELRGMRDRGDDKSIHWVQNVAYDRKNEWGLTFGNYYPFRESDFFGYKPRTQYQNLTNTLYFGTQVKQIDIIKKEYEYDYTRDNENYNTLFLNSATTDESRIYKIYEDNDKIRRPKKIIYEKYRTQKLNIGNDRIDIPFKDSFIAYNMGFENRDYSSLPVPDFVNGRKVEDLNSKTGYKIARDSNGDTIKQNPSIRIFTLDTRLYTTFFDNTSKRDNKYDIKVTNDATLTFQKINAGSATYNGYDVVEIPTDTLGFKNNFNYHIGNITFNYNLIMKDDKHFKSEWLKNRYVRNYFKADIASKRFLSFDFENNEEYEFEDFKSERNFNREIQYGYLSNAGDNFLYKFTDKNKQLFPYNTSLGWNQKIYKESLKERSLGVNFNEWGIEYTKLKNKTNDIFGNNATFGYPALKLKTDYNRVGFVYDTSKMKNKKFESDHYFKINFGFGKKIYRDMNNTPINAADDKYIRGNDYTTIGFLYKYENNAKPRFAADLEKNETERKIEISEIENQIKNINMVKNSNIQKFSIDNAKKSAIDKIIVNSNERLFLNNEEEETYKSFVEEENYRQNKFSLNDFNTKLQSLRSQKKYFQIGMDMQIDGSDATNPTGMNGLKRINDLSFKVEGGYLEKMFLRYAFIMERPDRIYRKASTRNSTFDFRKQELEGKYMFSKDPDKPWWIGGVLQYVHNGAPKTSDPEIYESSWYAKKVNKLTLGMATLSHRFENIEWEIGAGMKWDKPNNKKLGYYPVVSLKFGVTPFPEKNAQFKYSGKGFEFGAGL; via the coding sequence ATGAAAAAAATAAGATATAAAGGGCTGTTTATTTTACTGTTTTATATTATACTTTTCAGTGAGTTAAAGGCAGCTGGAGAAATTATCGATTTGGAAACGGAAAAATCTACAATAAATTTGGAAACAGAAGAGATAGAAACTGAAGGAAATGTTATTGTAAAGTATGGGGATTTTACGATAAATGCAGATAAGATAAAAAAAATTGCCAATAGAAATATCATTTCAGGATCTGGAAATGTTGAATTTACTCAAGGTTCTCAAATTATAAAAGCTGATAACCTTATTTTTGATATGGATACAAAATTAGCAAAAATATTCAATTCAGAAAGTTATGACACTAATCTAAAATTACGTTATGGCGGAGAAGAAACTTTAACTGAAGGAACTAAGCGAATTTTTGTGAAGAATGGTTGGTTTACAACGAGTCCTTATGAAAATCCAAATTATAAAATAAATGCGGAAGAATTAGAAATTTATCCGAACAGAAAAGCAATTGCTAGAAATATTGGAATTGTCGCAGGTGGAAAAACGTGGCTTAAATTACCATATTATGTGACATCGTTAAAACCTTCCACACAAAGAGCAACTTTATTTCCATACGTTGGAATGGATAGTGATAGAGGACTTTTTGGAATTATGGGATTTGACTATGATTTAGGTCCACTTGCCCAGGGGTTTATAGACTTTGAGTTAAGTACTAAGCAAAAATTGGCATTAAAATTTTCAAATGACTATTCTTTCTGGAAGAATAATTCTGGAAATATATTTGTGAACAGAATTGTAGTTCCTATTGGAAATCATAGAAGAGAATGGGATTTCAAATGGAATCATAAAGTAACAAATACACCTAGAAAAAATAAGGAAGATATGAAATTTTATGATACTGGGTACGGAACCTGGAATTTAAATTATCAAAATATTACGACAAATTTGATGTATGCAGTAAATGGAATCAAATTAAAAGATGATTATACTGCATTTGTAGATAAATATAAATACATTGGTTTTTGGAATTTTAATATAAATCAGGAACTTGGAAAAAATGGAGAATTAAACGTCAAATATTATTGGACTCAAAATAAACATGCACTTAAAGCTTTGACTGAAATAAATGATAAGATTATGGAAGATGATGATTTAGATCCACATAGAACTGATGTAGATTTATATAAAAGCATAAAATATACAAATGGTAACAAAGATATCGAAATATCGATTGATAACGAAGATTTTCGTGATATTAATCCAGGATATGTTGGAGATTTAAATTCATACAGAAAAAAAAGAAGCTACGAAATTAATCTTAGGGGACCGAAAATAAAATTTGACTATCTGGATTCAGATAAGGATGAATATACAGAACTTCGGGGAATGCGTGATCGTGGTGATGATAAAAGTATCCACTGGGTACAGAATGTAGCTTATGACAGAAAAAATGAATGGGGATTAACTTTTGGAAATTATTACCCATTTAGAGAAAGTGATTTTTTTGGCTATAAACCTAGAACACAGTATCAAAATTTGACAAATACCCTATACTTTGGTACACAAGTTAAACAAATTGATATAATAAAAAAAGAATACGAATATGATTATACACGTGATAATGAAAACTATAATACCTTATTTTTAAATTCAGCAACTACTGATGAAAGCAGAATTTATAAAATATATGAAGATAATGATAAAATCCGCCGTCCTAAAAAAATTATTTATGAAAAATATAGGACGCAAAAACTTAACATAGGAAATGACAGAATTGATATTCCATTTAAAGATTCTTTCATTGCATACAATATGGGATTTGAAAATCGTGATTATAGTAGTTTGCCAGTACCAGATTTTGTAAATGGAAGAAAAGTTGAAGACCTAAATTCTAAAACAGGTTATAAGATTGCAAGGGATTCAAATGGAGACACAATAAAGCAAAATCCGTCAATAAGAATTTTTACACTTGATACAAGACTATACACAACATTTTTTGACAATACATCCAAAAGAGATAATAAATATGATATAAAAGTTACAAATGATGCAACATTAACTTTTCAAAAAATAAATGCAGGAAGTGCGACTTACAACGGTTATGATGTTGTAGAAATTCCAACTGATACATTAGGATTTAAAAATAATTTTAATTATCATATTGGAAACATTACTTTTAATTATAATTTAATAATGAAAGATGACAAACATTTTAAGAGTGAATGGTTAAAAAATAGATATGTTAGAAATTATTTTAAAGCCGATATTGCAAGTAAAAGATTTTTAAGTTTTGATTTTGAAAATAATGAAGAGTATGAATTTGAAGATTTCAAATCTGAAAGAAATTTTAATAGAGAAATTCAATATGGATATCTATCGAATGCAGGAGACAATTTTTTATATAAATTTACAGATAAAAATAAACAACTATTCCCATATAACACAAGTCTTGGATGGAATCAGAAAATATATAAGGAATCTTTAAAGGAAAGAAGTCTTGGAGTTAATTTTAATGAATGGGGGATTGAATATACAAAATTGAAAAATAAAACAAACGATATTTTTGGAAATAATGCAACATTTGGTTATCCAGCCTTAAAATTAAAAACAGACTACAACAGAGTTGGATTTGTTTATGATACTTCAAAAATGAAAAATAAAAAATTTGAATCAGATCATTATTTTAAAATAAATTTTGGATTTGGTAAAAAAATATACAGGGATATGAATAATACACCAATTAATGCAGCAGATGACAAATATATTCGTGGAAATGACTATACAACAATTGGATTTTTATATAAATATGAAAATAATGCCAAACCTAGATTTGCAGCCGATTTAGAAAAAAATGAAACAGAAAGGAAAATTGAAATTTCTGAAATTGAAAATCAAATAAAAAATATTAATATGGTAAAAAATTCAAATATACAGAAATTTTCTATTGATAATGCAAAGAAATCTGCGATTGATAAAATTATTGTTAATAGTAATGAACGCCTGTTTTTAAATAATGAAGAGGAAGAAACATATAAAAGCTTTGTAGAAGAAGAAAATTATCGCCAAAATAAATTTAGTTTAAATGATTTTAATACAAAATTACAAAGTTTGAGAAGTCAAAAAAAATATTTCCAAATTGGGATGGATATGCAGATAGATGGTTCTGATGCGACTAACCCGACTGGAATGAACGGTCTTAAAAGAATTAATGATTTAAGTTTCAAAGTTGAAGGTGGGTATTTGGAAAAGATGTTCTTAAGATATGCTTTTATAATGGAACGTCCAGATAGAATTTATAGAAAAGCTTCAACTCGTAACAGTACGTTTGATTTTAGAAAACAGGAATTAGAAGGAAAATATATGTTTTCAAAGGATCCTGATAAACCATGGTGGATTGGAGGAGTACTACAATATGTGCATAATGGAGCACCTAAGACATCAGATCCAGAAATCTACGAAAGTTCATGGTATGCAAAAAAAGTTAATAAACTGACATTAGGAATGGCAACTTTAAGCCATAGATTTGAAAATATAGAATGGGAAATTGGAGCAGGAATGAAATGGGATAAGCCAAATAATAAAAAATTAGGTTATTATCCAGTAGTTTCGTTAAAATTTGGAGTAACTCCATTCCCAGAAAAAAATGCACAATTTAAATATTCTGGAAAAGGATTTGAATTTGGAGCAGGATTATAA
- a CDS encoding potassium channel family protein, with product MAGYLVIGLGTFGRSIAQTLYENGKMVLAIDQMGERVQKVIDDEIVSDAITLDVTDENSIKKVVNDDFDTAFVCIGNNTQSSVFVTVILKEIGIKTIICKAKNELQGKILKKIGATSVVYPEETMAKETALGVIRPNITEHFKFSEKYRMFEIKAPKDFVGKNLIELNLRNKYEMNIIGIKGKEELNIMPLPNTAISENDILLVIANIEKMSLFWKKYNL from the coding sequence ATGGCAGGATATTTAGTAATCGGACTTGGAACATTTGGAAGAAGTATAGCACAGACATTATATGAAAATGGTAAAATGGTACTGGCGATAGATCAAATGGGAGAACGTGTGCAAAAAGTAATTGATGATGAAATTGTGAGTGATGCAATTACCTTGGATGTAACAGACGAAAATTCAATCAAAAAGGTTGTTAATGATGATTTTGATACAGCTTTTGTATGTATTGGAAACAATACTCAGTCCAGCGTATTTGTTACTGTAATTTTAAAGGAAATAGGAATAAAAACAATAATTTGCAAAGCAAAGAATGAATTACAAGGTAAAATTTTAAAAAAAATTGGAGCAACATCGGTTGTTTACCCAGAAGAAACGATGGCCAAGGAAACAGCACTTGGAGTAATAAGGCCGAATATAACAGAACATTTTAAGTTTTCAGAAAAATATAGAATGTTTGAAATAAAAGCACCAAAGGATTTTGTTGGGAAAAATCTTATAGAATTAAATCTGAGAAATAAGTACGAAATGAATATTATTGGAATAAAAGGTAAGGAAGAATTAAATATCATGCCTCTTCCAAATACAGCAATAAGTGAAAATGATATATTATTAGTAATTGCAAATATAGAAAAAATGTCATTATTTTGGAAAAAATATAATTTATAA
- a CDS encoding TrkH family potassium uptake protein — protein MLKKQKKISPYTIILVSFIIIILIGGFLLSLPISTENGQKTNLLEGMFTATSAVCVTGLTVNDISKVYNLFGKTVIMILIQLGGIGIITFSAIVVMMISKKVGYFTKKLIQEDINANTTFEIQKFVKKVLITVFTIEIIGAAILFLKFIQIFDYKKAIYYSIFHSISAFCNAGFALFTNNLSDFKNSVIINTIIPLLIFFGGIGFAAILNIYQYFLKKDRRLTTTTRIAIKMSIFLIIFGTILTFILEYSNNKTLGTLPFFEKIGAAFFQSVTTRTAGFNTISIAELREPTVFLFVVLMFIGASPGSTGGGIKTTTVGLILFGIVTTIKNKEHLEYNKRRISWKIYNKAMVIVFISIMYVVVILFLLIWLEDIRVIELGFELVSAFGTVGLSRDLTPQLSDISKLLIMITMFVGRVGPLTIALALSKVKNSKGRYVYPKEDILIG, from the coding sequence ATGTTAAAGAAACAAAAGAAAATATCACCATATACAATAATCTTAGTGTCATTTATAATAATTATATTAATAGGCGGCTTTTTACTTTCTTTACCAATTTCAACAGAAAATGGACAAAAGACAAATTTGCTTGAGGGTATGTTTACTGCAACATCAGCTGTCTGTGTAACAGGGCTTACGGTAAATGACATAAGTAAAGTCTATAATTTATTTGGTAAAACAGTTATTATGATATTAATCCAGCTTGGTGGAATAGGAATTATCACATTTTCAGCAATAGTTGTAATGATGATTTCTAAAAAAGTGGGATATTTTACAAAAAAGCTGATACAGGAAGATATAAATGCTAATACGACATTTGAAATACAAAAATTTGTAAAAAAAGTTTTGATAACAGTTTTTACAATAGAAATTATCGGGGCTGCAATATTGTTTTTAAAATTTATACAAATATTTGATTATAAGAAAGCGATTTATTATTCAATATTTCATTCTATTTCTGCATTCTGTAATGCTGGATTTGCATTATTTACAAATAATTTAAGTGATTTTAAAAACAGTGTAATCATAAATACTATAATTCCATTGTTAATTTTTTTTGGCGGAATAGGTTTTGCAGCAATTCTTAATATTTATCAATATTTTCTAAAAAAAGATAGAAGGCTTACTACAACAACAAGAATAGCTATAAAAATGTCGATTTTTCTAATAATATTTGGGACAATTTTAACATTTATTTTAGAGTATTCAAATAATAAAACATTAGGAACATTGCCATTTTTTGAAAAAATAGGAGCTGCTTTTTTTCAAAGTGTAACAACAAGAACAGCTGGATTTAATACAATTTCCATAGCTGAACTGCGGGAACCTACAGTTTTTTTGTTTGTAGTATTAATGTTTATTGGAGCCTCACCTGGCTCAACAGGTGGTGGGATAAAAACTACTACAGTTGGATTGATACTTTTTGGGATAGTTACAACTATAAAAAATAAGGAACATTTGGAATACAATAAGAGAAGAATTAGCTGGAAAATATATAATAAAGCTATGGTTATTGTTTTTATATCAATTATGTATGTTGTTGTAATATTATTTTTATTAATTTGGCTAGAAGATATAAGAGTTATAGAATTAGGATTTGAATTAGTATCTGCTTTTGGAACGGTGGGATTATCGCGAGATTTAACACCACAATTATCGGATATTTCTAAATTATTAATTATGATTACAATGTTTGTTGGAAGAGTAGGACCATTAACAATAGCATTGGCATTATCTAAAGTTAAAAATTCAAAAGGAAGATATGTTTATCCAAAAGAAGATATTTTGATAGGATAA
- a CDS encoding MarR family winged helix-turn-helix transcriptional regulator, which translates to MNSNEKIEIQRCIYFTISKMFRMVNKIAEESFEELGIYPTHAFLMIILKEEKKGLTVNEISEALAIAPSTVTRFVDKLVSRGYVKREKSGKNSFTKITQEGLEVIPKLNEAWKKIGDKIEELVGNDEYLRKTSEDFREFTNLLAKDKTYENMVEDFDFWII; encoded by the coding sequence ATGAATAGTAATGAAAAAATAGAGATTCAAAGATGTATTTATTTTACGATTTCAAAAATGTTTAGAATGGTTAACAAAATAGCGGAAGAATCATTTGAAGAATTAGGAATATATCCGACACATGCATTCTTAATGATTATTTTAAAGGAAGAAAAAAAAGGCCTTACGGTAAATGAAATATCTGAAGCCTTGGCAATAGCTCCATCAACAGTCACAAGGTTTGTAGATAAATTAGTTTCAAGAGGATATGTGAAAAGAGAAAAATCAGGAAAAAATTCTTTTACTAAAATAACGCAAGAAGGGCTGGAAGTTATACCAAAACTTAATGAGGCATGGAAAAAAATAGGAGATAAAATTGAAGAACTGGTTGGAAATGATGAATATTTAAGAAAAACAAGCGAAGATTTTAGGGAATTTACAAATTTACTGGCAAAAGATAAGACATATGAAAATATGGTCGAAGATTTTGATTTTTGGATCATTTAA
- a CDS encoding AI-2E family transporter yields MKFYDEKNFLKLRNILIIAVLSLLTILLFFKVYDYFAKPVRLVISTIFPFILSFTIVYCLMPFIDMISEKREVAGFETDNKDKGKKRIKLNRTFAILLVLSVFFIIFLYIILTIVPIITRQVSSLIDFLLKNQDKLQNNFFGFLESNNIDLRSSLMSSKDIIITNSIKVLGSSFSLLSSTFSLLFMTPIFTIMLIFSYDNIENGVKRIFRNIGREDLIILIKNMDETIGKYILVTALDSMIVGIISFIIFYFLKMDYSMLFSVIVGFGNVIPFIGPFIGLIPAILYAFTKSFKLVILIIVLITIVQTIEANIVKPWLTGKSVEMHPITTLLVVLIGGALFGIGGAFIAIPVYIIIKLAWLFYWEKYIAKSL; encoded by the coding sequence ATGAAATTCTATGATGAAAAAAATTTTCTGAAATTAAGAAATATTTTAATTATAGCAGTATTGTCACTTTTAACGATATTACTGTTTTTCAAAGTTTATGATTATTTTGCAAAACCAGTAAGACTCGTAATAAGTACAATTTTTCCATTCATTTTGTCATTTACAATAGTCTATTGCCTTATGCCATTTATAGACATGATAAGTGAAAAAAGGGAAGTTGCTGGCTTTGAAACAGATAATAAAGATAAAGGAAAGAAAAGAATAAAATTAAATAGGACATTTGCAATTTTACTCGTTTTATCAGTATTTTTCATAATTTTCCTGTATATAATCTTAACAATTGTACCAATTATTACAAGACAAGTTTCCAGCCTTATAGATTTCCTTTTAAAAAATCAGGATAAACTGCAAAATAACTTTTTTGGATTTTTAGAAAGTAACAATATTGATTTACGAAGTTCACTTATGAGTTCTAAAGATATAATTATAACAAATTCTATAAAAGTTCTAGGCTCAAGCTTTTCATTGCTAAGCAGTACATTCAGTCTGTTATTTATGACACCTATTTTTACAATAATGCTAATTTTCAGCTATGATAACATTGAAAATGGAGTAAAACGTATTTTTAGAAATATTGGAAGAGAAGATTTGATTATTTTAATAAAAAATATGGATGAAACTATTGGAAAATATATTCTAGTAACTGCCTTGGACAGTATGATTGTAGGAATTATATCATTTATAATTTTTTATTTTTTAAAAATGGATTACAGCATGCTTTTTTCAGTAATTGTAGGATTTGGAAATGTAATTCCATTTATTGGGCCATTTATTGGTCTGATTCCTGCGATACTGTATGCTTTTACAAAATCGTTCAAACTTGTAATTTTGATAATTGTCCTAATTACTATCGTGCAGACAATAGAAGCAAATATTGTAAAGCCATGGCTTACAGGGAAATCTGTGGAAATGCATCCAATTACAACGCTTCTCGTAGTTCTTATTGGAGGAGCATTATTTGGAATAGGAGGGGCATTCATTGCAATTCCTGTATACATCATTATTAAATTGGCATGGTTATTTTACTGGGAAAAATATATAGCAAAATCACTTTAA
- the der gene encoding ribosome biogenesis GTPase Der, translating into MKHTVAIVGRPNVGKSTLFNKLVGDRLSIVKDEPGVTRDRLYREMEWSGREFILVDTGGLEPRTEDFMMGKIKQQAQVAIDEADVIIFLVDGKAGITGLDEDVATVLRRQDKKVVVAVNKIDNYLRDQENIFEFYGLGFEEVIGISGEHKTNLGDLLDAVIEKFEDKKIKQIEDGLNIAILGRPNAGKSSLVNKLLNEERSIVSDIAGTTRDSIDSSLKYDGETYTLIDTAGIRRKSKVEDDIEYYSILRAMKAIKRADVCVLMLDATELLTDQDKRIAGMIYEERKPIIIAVNKWDLIEKNNNSVKEFTELVKADLAFLDYAPIVTISALTGKRTLNILEQAKFINEEYHKKITTGLLNQILAEMIAQNPVPTRKGRSVKINYATQVSQAPPKFVFFANNPELIHFSYQRYIENKLREYFGFEGCPIDIVFNKKSEKTFG; encoded by the coding sequence ATGAAACATACTGTAGCAATTGTTGGTAGACCTAATGTGGGAAAATCAACGTTATTTAATAAACTGGTAGGAGACAGGCTATCCATCGTAAAAGATGAGCCAGGGGTTACAAGAGACAGGCTATATCGTGAAATGGAGTGGTCAGGAAGAGAATTTATATTGGTAGATACTGGAGGTCTTGAGCCTAGAACAGAAGATTTTATGATGGGGAAAATTAAGCAGCAGGCACAAGTTGCAATTGACGAGGCGGATGTAATTATATTTCTGGTAGATGGAAAAGCTGGAATTACTGGACTTGACGAAGATGTGGCAACAGTACTTAGAAGGCAAGATAAGAAGGTTGTTGTCGCTGTAAACAAAATTGACAATTATCTGCGTGACCAGGAAAATATTTTTGAATTTTATGGACTTGGATTTGAGGAAGTTATCGGAATTTCTGGGGAACATAAGACAAATTTGGGAGATTTACTAGACGCAGTAATTGAAAAGTTTGAAGATAAAAAAATAAAACAGATTGAAGATGGACTTAATATTGCGATTCTTGGCAGACCAAATGCTGGTAAATCTTCGCTTGTAAATAAACTTTTGAATGAAGAACGTTCGATTGTAAGCGATATTGCGGGAACTACAAGAGATTCAATTGATTCAAGCCTTAAATATGATGGAGAAACTTATACATTGATTGATACGGCTGGAATTCGTAGAAAATCCAAAGTGGAAGATGATATCGAATATTACAGCATACTTCGGGCAATGAAAGCGATAAAAAGGGCTGATGTCTGTGTGCTGATGCTTGATGCAACAGAGCTTTTGACAGATCAGGACAAAAGAATCGCAGGAATGATTTATGAGGAGAGAAAGCCCATTATTATTGCGGTTAATAAATGGGATTTGATTGAAAAAAATAACAATAGTGTGAAAGAGTTTACTGAGCTTGTAAAAGCTGACTTGGCATTTCTGGATTATGCGCCAATTGTTACAATTTCAGCATTGACAGGGAAAAGAACATTAAATATTCTGGAGCAAGCTAAATTTATTAACGAAGAATATCACAAAAAAATAACAACAGGATTGTTAAATCAGATTTTAGCTGAAATGATAGCACAGAATCCAGTGCCTACAAGAAAAGGAAGATCCGTGAAAATAAATTATGCTACACAGGTAAGTCAGGCACCGCCAAAATTCGTATTTTTTGCAAACAATCCAGAACTTATACATTTTTCTTATCAAAGATACATTGAGAATAAATTAAGGGAATATTTTGGATTTGAAGGATGTCCAATTGACATTGTATTTAATAAGAAAAGCGAAAAAACATTTGGATAA